The following are from one region of the Salmo salar chromosome ssa27, Ssal_v3.1, whole genome shotgun sequence genome:
- the srfbp1 gene encoding serum response factor-binding protein 1, protein MSSTDAQQVTMPDVLKTEAIPEDPNKQKMSELPKNDNKPVLLIKDKKTGLPTKDNIPAVQKKKKNKKPEIPRRNKKTDDPSKPVPLNLNNEVVRMRKEVKRVRALVIRKLTRQIAGLKKRKGKEEDLERNRRRIGRLLEEIHEMKTFKPDPVTKAALQKNLSFEFACKNPKATISDRAIARIATHPQFSKKIDTIKAAIKAFKDERMTVEKEDKTGTVKKQPIKVVEVIEQPKDSDWGVEVEEEEEEKGNEEMDEEEDGTPAESQSLTVDEPAVIEKQPVDKTVRVIEEDISTIENKESALENTVADPQPKEMSEADKTLMDSSTPFTIEAPQVVPTKNIVTMKNTPQKQVVQKLTKDTPATQKTQDPKPQKVTKPQNKDVKNKQDDEEDSDDDDDEEEESDLESSDDEGKEYFDDSTEERFRKQSSQSDESDNDDFFLGKVSKFKKKSDTATAPPGRGEGKSSELGKNPLLEPLESLNQHQTELDELEARLNSKGKSVFCSSLSGSRGSRGGGRGRGGGRGRGGGRGMGRGGGRGGDFKNWGRGGDDGPSRGPGRGRGDFGRQQEGRGFSSTPSSQPPQQALHPSWEASKKRKEQQTVVVAFQGKKIKFDD, encoded by the exons ATGTCATCAACCGACGCACAGCAAGTGACAATGCCAGACGTTCTGAAGACAGAGGCGATCCCCGAGGATCCAAATAAACAGAAAATGTCAGAACTCCCAAAAAATGACAATAAGCCTGTGCTTCTGATAAAAGACAAGAAAACAGGGCTTCCGACAAAAGACAATATTCCAGCGGTTCAAAAGAAGAAAAAGAATAAGAAACCAGAGATTCCGAGAAGGAATAAGAAAACAGATGATCCCAGTAAGCCGGTTCCATTAAACCTGAACAACGAGGTGGTGAGGATGAGGAAGGAGGTGAAAAGGGTCAGGGCGCTGGTCATCAGGAAGTTGACTAGACAGATAGCAGGTCTGAAGAAAaggaaggggaaggaggaagaTCTGGAGAGGAACCGGAGGAGGATAGGCAGACTGCTGGAAGAAATCCATGAGATGAAGACATTCAAACCTGATCCG GTGACCAAGGCTGCCCTCCAGAAGAACCTGAGTTTTGAGTTTGCCTGTAAGAACCCAAAGGCCACCATTTCTGACCGAGCTATAGCCCGTATCGCCACTCACCCCCAGTTCAGCAAGAAGATAGACACCATCAAAGCTGCCATTAAAGCCTTCAAGGATGAGAGGATGACAGTAGAGAAAGAAGACAAGACGGGAACGGTTAAAAAACAGCCTATAAAGGTGGTAGAGGTGATCGAGCAGCCGAAGGACAGTGATTGGGGGGTGGAAgttgaagaggaggaagaggagaagggaaaTGAAGAGATGGATGAGGAGGAAGATGGAACACCCGCGGAGAGCCAGAGTCTAACGGTTGACGAACCAGCTGTTATAGAAAAGCAACCTGTTGATAAGACTGTCAGGGTTATAGAAGAAGACATTTCCACGATAGAGAATAAAGAATCGGCCCTAGAGAATACAGTAGCTGACCCTCAGCCCAAGGAGATGTCAGAGGCTGATAAGACTCTGATGGACTCATCCACTCCATTCACAATAGAGGCCCCACAAGTAGTACCTACAAAGAACATAGTAACCATGAAAAACACACCACAGAAGCAAGTCGTCCAGAAACTCACAAAGGACACTCCAGCCACTCAGAAGACTCAAGACCCCAAACCCCAGAAAGTCACTAAACCTCAAAATAAGGATGTTAAAAACAAGCAGGATGATGAAGAGGattctgatgatgatgatgatgaggaagaggagagcgacTTGGAGTCTTCGGACGACGAGGGGAAGGAGTATTTTGACGACAGCACGGAGGAGCGTTTCCGTAAGCAGTCCTCCCAGTCGGATGAGAGCGACAACGACGATTTCTTCCTGGGGAAAGTCAGCAAGTTCAAAAAGAAGAGTGATACGGCTACAGCGCCACCAggtagaggggaggggaagagcaGCGAACTGGGGAAAAACCCACTGCTGGAGCCACTGGAGAGCTTAAACCAACACCAGACTGAACTGGATGAGCTAGAGGCCAGACTGAACTCCAAGGGGAAGTCTGTCTTCTGCTCCAGTCTGTCTGGTTCCAGAGGGAGTAGAGGCGGAGGCAGGGGTAGAGGCGGAGGCAGGGGTAGAGGCGGAGGCAGGGGTATGGGccgaggagggggtaggggaggGGACTTCAAGAactggggaagagggggagatgatgGCCCATCTCGGGGTCCTGGAAGGGGAAGGGGAGACTTTGGGAGGCAACAGGAAGGCAGAGGGTTCTCCTCCACCCCTTCATCTCAGCCACCACAACAGGCCCTGCACCCGTCATGGGAGGCCAGtaagaagaggaaggagcagcagaccGTAGTAGTGGCCTTCCAGGGAAagaagatcaaatttgatgattga